The following is a genomic window from Miscanthus floridulus cultivar M001 chromosome 14, ASM1932011v1, whole genome shotgun sequence.
ATCTCCAAACCACTATGTGCAAAATGTTCTTCCAAAACTGCTGGAGTTAGGGTACGAAAAACACCCCGTACCCAACCTGGAGAAAAAATAAAGAGAGCTTGATTTAGCTGGGGCAAAGCCAAAGCATGAGTTTCATTTTATTTTCTGTTCTTTGCAGGGTTGTGCGCATAGCCCCATTCTCAAACAGATTAGCCCAGTCAGTTCCATTGAACATCCAGGCCTTGAGGTGTTTGGTAAACTACCATGCATTAAGATTTGCTGAACCCATAAGAACTCTCTCAGATGACTTGGTTGGTCGAATGACAGAAAAGAGTTTGTTGAATGGTGGGAAGTATGTCTCAGTGCATCTTCGCTTTGAAGAGGTTTCAAGTCTCTCTTATGCATTCACAATTATGACTTTTTTTTTCCATCCTACTAATACGGTGTATGTTTCAGGATATGGTAGCCTTTTCATGTTGTACATATGATGGTGGCTGGAGGGAGAAAACTGAAATGGACAATGCTCGTGAAAGGAGCTGGAGAGGGAAGTTTCGTCGGCATGGTCGAGTGATAAACCCTGAGGCAAACAGAAGGGATGGAAAGTGTCCTCTTACTCCATTAGAGGTTAGCACCTCCTATTTCCATTTTGTATTTGTCTTTGTCTACTACAAACACATTTTGAGTCTAGGCCTCTTAGGCTGTACTGCCATAGTACATCAGCTCATGGGAGTCAAGCATTTTTTATGTTGGACAGACAGTTGCTTCGTATGCACTGAATCACGCAGTTAGTATTTCAAAGTTATTCCTTTAAAATTGTTATAGCCTTGGTTACTGCATTTCTGTTGGCCTGCAGTTAGCCTCCCGACCACTACAGATAGCCTCTAGACCACCGAAATGGCCTCCAGACCACTACAGATAGCCTCCAGACTCCAGACCACTCCGTTGGTctcacaggatcaccggctcacgACAGTGAACCACTCTAGCTGATCTTGCCGAGCACCGGCTCAGGCGAGTGGAGCACTTGACGGTCTCGCCGAGCAcgcgctagtgttgccgagcacccactagccgtgcagACCACGTACCGGCGTTGTCCGTACCCACACACTACGGACGGAGttgggagaagaagggagaacagagcaagcacgcacaatacaagacaaCAGCGTTGGGCGAGGCCCTATCTGTGTGATGGCAAATCtgagctctctttactgagttgccatacatgtctatttatacaactctaactATCTAGTCCATGTGCAGCGCCCATGTTGGcacagtaactagataacctgACAGGGCTGACTTTGCGCCGGCCACTGCCTGTTCCTAcaatgctgcaggtgagccgtgcggcgcctgcacctgcagcggctactaTATCACAGCAGTGGGCAAAGTTGgcaccgccttcccttgctgtgttcacacacaGCAGGCGGCTAAGTCGGCGCCGCCTTCCTCTGCTGTGTTCATACAAGGTGGCAGTAGATTagctaacaatcttcccctaatcctactgctaacccttgtaccccctctatgccgatcatctccttcagctccgtgagtcgaagtcgtccgagcggcttggtgaggacgtctgcAAGCTGCCGAGCAGTTtcaacgaactcgatgacgatttgccctccatcaacacagtccctgaggaagtgaaacTTTACGTCAatgtgtttactccggtcgtgcataaccggattcttcgcgagggcgatggcgggctggttgtccaccatcagtgctggtgggtgagcttccacgccggtcagctcgcccagcagccggcgtagccacacaacttggcacgccgctgtggccgccgctacataCTCTGCCTCACACATAGATAGCGctaccaccttctgtttcagtgacagccatgaaattggggctgacccgaggaagacgagtatgccagaggtgctccgtcgtccgtcgatgccccccaccatgtctgcatcgctgaataccatgagctgcagcctactcccgccggtctttgggaagatgattcCATGattcaccgtccccttgacgtagcgtagtagccgctttaccgcagcccagtgatcctctccgGGATCcttcatgaagcgactgacgtagcccacggcgaacgcaatgtccggcctcgtgtggactagataGCGCAGACTGCCAATGATGcttcggtagagtgttgcatccacctttgcCGCAGtgttggccttcgtcagcttcagtcgctcctccatcggagtcacgcatggcttgcactccaccatgccgctcctctccaacagcttggaggcatacgcgctttgcccgagcgtgagttcctccttcccctgtctcatctcgatgccgaggtagtaggagagagcgccgagatcgctcattcggaAGCGAGCTGCCATCTctcgcttgaagctgttgatatcCTCCGTGCGCGCGtcggtgacgattaagtcatccacatacacgccgaccatgagctcttccttccccgtcgtcgcgtgtagagcgtgtgctcggttgcgcacctctgaaacccaagctcgcccagcgtggtttcaagcttggcgttccatgctcgaggggcttgccgcagcccgtagagcgctttgcgcagtcggagcaccctgtgctcctctcccttgacagcgaaccctggaggttgcctgacgaagaccgtttccgctagctcgccgttgaggaaggccgatttaacgtccaagtgatggacgcgccagtcctttgctgccgccaaagcaagtagcaaatggaccgactccatgcgcgctactggcgcaaagacctcctcgaattcgatgccctcgcgctggacaaagcctcgggcgacgaggcgcgccttgtgcttgatgaTGGCGCCGAGCTTGTCCCTTTTgactttgtacacccacttcatgCTGATcagacggcatcctggaggtggatcgacgagctgccaagtctcgttttcctcaatcgccttcatctcctccagcatcgcccgtcgccagtttccatcgcgcttggctagcgcgaacgtgggtggttcctctacactgacgagtagcagctctgcatcattgagcagcctacccgccagacctgagggacctgtgccgccgacgatgtcgtccagcctgcggaacctcaactcctcaccttcgtggtaggcgtccacaaactcagtgatgtcacttggaggtgaggcgaactcgatcggggGTGATGGAGTTCCTTCTTCCGCCGGAGTGCCCTGCATAGcacccgaagtgctcggcactgcttcTGGACTGCTCATCATAACTCTTGCAGTGTTCGGCCACACTGTAAGAGTGCCTAGCcttagtcttggagtggttgggACCACAGTAAGACGTCTTGGCTccgccacgggagtgctcggcacccatcctgaagtggtcgccaccactgcagaacctcctggctccactcctggcgtgctcggcatccctccaaaagtgctcgacactcctcccggagtgctcgacatccctcctgaagtgctcggcactgccccagaAGTGCTCGACTCTACCACCGGAGTGCTCGGCGCTCCTCCCAGAGTGCGTGGCACCTGTTCCGCAGCGTCTCCACctccgtggatgaccaagtgctcgatgacGAAGGTGTTGGGGAAGCCTCCTacttcccccgtgctcggactgttccagtcccaagccgcctcctcGTTGAACACAACGTCGCGTGAGACAGTCACCTTGTCTtcgcgtgggtcatagagccggtacgccttggtaccctctgtgtagcccaggaacaccatgggtgtgctcctgtcctccagcttggtgaggtttggttttgtcttcctgacgtggccgatgcaaccgaatgtccggaggaatgACACGTTCGGCTTGCTCccgtaccaagcttcgaacggtgtCTTGCCCGTTAGGGCCTTGGTTGGAGCACGGTTGAGGACGaacaccgcctctccccagaattTTGTCGGCatccctttggccttcatcatggatcgggccatgccgaccactgtctggttctgtcgctccaccacgccattctgttgtggcgagtacagcGCGGTGTGATGTTgtcccacaccctgatccgcgcaatacgtagcaaactccaccaaagtgaattcaccACCCCGATCAGTCCTTAGTacgtggagcttcttgccgctctcggcctccgcacgcgtcttgaacttcttgatcgccaccgccgcttcatccttgctcgtcaggagttgcagccacatgtagcgactacaatcatccacgagtaggaggaagtaccaccgaccatcGCATGTAGCAGGTgtgatcggcccacagaggtcgCCGTGAACTAGCTCGAGAGCTtccttcgcgcgatacttggccgcctttgggaacggtagcctcctctgcttcccggccaggcagctatcacacagctcgcctccgtgtttgatgtggggtagccctcggaccatcttccccagccgaccaagcgcgtcgaagctaagatgtccgaaccgagcatgccacatccatggttcctcggagtgccttgccgccaggcaaaccggctgctctacctttaggtcgagcaggtacaactggttcagggacctctttaccttggcgagaagtcgctgctcccggtctCTGATCCTCAGAACGCCATCCTTGATCAGAACCTCGCTACCGCGCTTATCCAGCTAACCAATGCTAatgatgctggaacgcagctgcgggatgtaatatacatccgttagcgcgcggtgctccccgttctggcatctgaagatgatggtgccgtgcccttggatagccacccttgagccgtcaccaaacttcaccgtaccggtaacatcgccgttgagctcggagaaggagtccttggagcccgtcatgtggttactggcaccagagtccagataccaccgctgctcctggtcggcgcccacacgtccgagatgGACTTGGGCacatggttcgtcgaggttgacggtCTTCAGGGCCTTGCTAGATCCTTCCACCATTATCGCCTCTTCCCTCTCTATGGCCTCGatatcgtgcagtgcacagaacgtcgccataaggatagtggcctcatcctcatcatcggctttTGCCAGGTGAGCCTaagccttcttttccttcttgcgatttgggcactcccatgcccaatggcccatcttcccgcaacaCCGACAGGCGTTGGAGTCGATttgcttcttctccgaagaagccctgccgcgatgtttgccgttgccACCGcaactggaggaggctgccttcccggagtttcgccgagcagcccactcctcttccgtcagcaggAGTTTCTCACTGTCCTTCGTTGCTATCGCCTGCCCCAGGCGCTcatccaccgcccgcagacggcctaCCACATCCtcgatggtgagggtggacaagtccagcatcgtctctatggagagagcgatctggatgtactttgccggcacggagtggaggaatttggagaccgcctcctcttcgtcgatggtgacgccgtggctcttcagcttgctgatgagtgtctgcaggcggagggagaagtcctccactgtttcaccatccttgaacttgaggtttgcgtactcctgcttcagaagctgggccgtcgccttctttgcgcggtcggaaccgacgcgcattgccgcaatggcctcccacgcctccttagctgaGCTTTTCGTCTCCAACGGttccctgtactccgccggtacagcagcgaggatagcctccaacgctgacatgtcgtcttcttccacgtcggtgcccttgtcaacagcattctagagccgtcgggctctgagcttgacctttatggtcaccgaccactctccatagttagtgcgagtcagcgtcggccaagtggtgccgctgacctcccgcaccgtgcgaacaactaCATCCGGtagtggctgggcagccacaataGTGCCACTGCAGTCGCCCAACTCCGAACCGCCTGTCATCACCATCGGTTAGAATGACGACGGcgtttgtacggctctgataccacttgttagcctgCAGTTAGCCTCCCGACCACTACAGATAGCCTCCAGACCACCGAGATGGCCTCCAGACCACTACAGATAGCCTCCAGACCACCGAGATGGCCTCTAGACCACTCCGTTGGTctcacaggatcaccggctcacgACATTGAACCACTCTAGTCGATCTTGCCGAGCACCGGCTCAGGCGAGTGGAGCACTTGACGGTCTCGCCTAGCACGCGCTAGTGTTgctgagcacccactagccgtgtaGACCACGTACCGGCGTTGTCCGTACCCACACACTACGGACGGAGttgggagaagaagggagaacagagcaagcacgcacaatacaagacaaCAGCGTTGGCCGAGGCCTGTCTGTGTGATGGCAAATCtgagctctctttactgagttgccatacatgtctatttatacaactctaactATCTAGTCTATGTGCAGCGCCCATGCTAGCATAGTAACTAGATAACCTGACAGGGCtaactctgcgccggccactgcctgttcctacagtgctgcaggtgagccgtacggcgcctgcacctacagcggctactgtatcacagcagggggcaaagtcggcgccgccttcccttactGTGTTCACACACAGCAAGCGGCTAAGTCGGCGCCGCCTTCCTCTGCTGTGTTCATACAAGGTGGCAGATTAGCTAACAATTTCCCCCTGCTTTTTTGTATTCAGCTAACAAGTCAGTTTAGTTGGTTAAGCTTCAGGTTATCACTGTGGAAGTTGCCTTTTAAAAAACATTTCAATATGTAAAAGGGGTTTACTGGAGATGATATATGTCCTCACTAAATGAATTTATGCAGGTTGGCATGATGCCACGGGGCATGGGATTTGACGATACAACCTCCCTATATGTTGCTTCCGGTAAAATAAACAACTCTGAAAAATATATGGCTCCTCTTCGCCAGATGTTCcctcttttaaaaaaaaactcggcctacagtgggcagacagcccccgcaactttgtgcttaaggaaaaagaccttctcacgcaggccgagaaaacccccgaacaccGTGTCCCGTCCTTACACAGGGGCCCATTACCCTGTAAGTGGGCCGGTCCGTTGCCCGTGCTTTGGGAAAGTCGAGACAGACGAGAGGATTTTTTTTTATGGGTACCGGAAATTCTGCGCACAGCGGGCCTTGAACTCCGGTCGGCAGGCAGAGGCCTTAAGCCTCACCTCCTAGCCAGTCGAGCCGAAGCTCGTCTCCCTTCCCTCTTTTAACGACGAAGGATTCTCTTGCTTCGCCTGAAGAACTTGCTCAGTTCAAGGTATTTCTTGCACCAGCACTCTGAAGTCCTTTTAATATTGAACAAAATATGCATGTATGATGGTGTTACATTTACTAATATAAATTTGAAACCATTTGATGTTCAAAAGTATCTGTTTTGGTTGAGACAGAAGGTAGATTAAATACTGCTGTTTTATTTGATGAATTATGTGATCCAACTCACCTACCAATTCTCTATAGGGGCACTCGTCTCAGCTAGCAGCATTAGATTACACTGTCTGCGTTCAGAGCGAAGTGTTTGTGACAACTCAAGGGGGGAACTTCCCTCGCTTTCTGATGGGGGCACAGGCGCTACCTGTTTGGGGGGAATGCGAAGACAATAAAACCAGACAAGCGGAAGCTGGTCTTATCTTTTGATGATCCCAATATCAGGTCAGTTTGAGCAGTTATCTTAAATTTATTTAGTAACTGTATGCAATCATACACGTTATCAGTAACTGTAAAGCAGTCAGTCTGTCACTTGTTGCTAGTTACAGTCAAATCACACAGAATAATTTTCATCTTTGATTCCATTCAGATAATAATTCTTTACTAAAGCAACTGCTTAAAACAATATGTTTTGACCAATGGTCCAATTAGTCTGTTGTTCCTGTTATTACCTAACAACTGCTTTAATGAATACATCTTTCCACCCACCCTTACATACTTTTCTGAATGTATAGTCCAGTCAACAAATTGTAGTGTACCTCTGATTTGGCCTTCAATTTTATGGCTTGATAGGTGATCTTTGTCGTGGCATAATTTGTTTAGAAGCGTTTTATTTAAATGTTTTTTTAAATCCTTTTGAAATTTCAGATGGGATCAGTTCAAGCAGAACATGCAGGAAATACTGCATCACAGCGACATGAAGAGCATTGCATTCAGGAAACCAAACGATTCGGTGTACACATTCCCAATGCCTGATTGCATGTGTCAGCAAGATGGGATGATATAGGCCTGACAGCATAAATACGAGGCAAATCCTTTTGTGTTTTGGTTTTGAGACTAATACCACACAGATAGGTTGGCGTAGGCAGGTATCTTGTACATTCATAACCTGTAGGTAGTGTCACCATATGCTAGCAAGATTGACCAGGGATTCGCTGATTCATGTTGGTTCCACTATTCTAGGGTGGTCTGTAGAGGAGATACAGTTGGGGGTTGGGTTGGGCCGTGGATGTTAAATTCCAGCACACTTGACTTGAGAGAGGGCTTCTGACAAAGTGAGACCTTCTTGATTGTATATGTAAAGGGGACGCCTAACTACAAAGGGAAACAAAAACTTACTGATATAATATACCATGGAATTTACTTATTCTTACATTACACTTCATCTTGTTCCTGGAATCTTGGCAGTTCCCTGTTTTGTTTCTGCAGATGCTGCTCTTGGGCAACGGCTCATCATATTAACTTGAGTAATTGTTGTTATATTTCACGGTACAGGATTCTGTATTGTACTGCTGCTTCCTAGTTTTGAGACAAGTGGATGAATTTTCGTTATGAAAATTCTGAGGTTTCCCCTCCACTTCTTATATATAGCCATAGGTATCAATTCAATAGAGGAGGGGGAGGAAACAAACTGTCTTTTCTCTGAATGACATCGTCTTCCCCCTGAACTCCGCAGACATATTACGTTTATCCCGTCTGATGTAAATTCAGACACTTTGAGGCCATAAGAGCTGCCATCTGCACTCAATTTGAACCGAAAGTACATACAGGCCGTAGAATTTCCTTCAATCTGAAGACAAGGGAACCGGCAACACATCTCATATGCCATTTTTTTTGAAGAACAACAGAAACATACCAAGATGAGTGGTGGAAAATCTAATACAAATGTAGAAGTTTGAAAGCTTCAACGAGTTTGGTTTAGCACAAAACGTCAAAACTAAAAATGATCCGCGAGCGCAATAGATGAATGATATGACAATACACAGCAGTAGAGTCCACGACGAGATGTGCGGCCGAACTCACTGACCCTCCTCGTTCCGTCCAAGTCCAACCACCCTTTTGGTAGAACAGGGTTCAGACCAGGGGAGACGGATCTCAAGTTCACCATGTTTTCATT
Proteins encoded in this region:
- the LOC136503220 gene encoding LOW QUALITY PROTEIN: O-fucosyltransferase 9-like (The sequence of the model RefSeq protein was modified relative to this genomic sequence to represent the inferred CDS: deleted 1 base in 1 codon) codes for the protein MSILMTSHYQNSGDPWMPCVNSRLTRSELPPSNGYLMIEANGGLNQQRLSICDAVAVASLLNATLVIPTFHLNSVWRDPSKFGDVFDEDHFIETLKEHVRVVKKLPEDVLLRFNHNISSIPNMRTKAYSSPNHYVQNVLPKLLELGVVRIAPFSNRLAQSVPLNIQALRCLVNYHALRFAEPIRTLSDDLVGRMTEKSLLNGGKYVSVHLRFEEDMVAFSCCTYDGGWREKTEMDNARERSWRGKFRRHGRVINPEANRRDGKCPLTPLEVGMMPRGMGFDDTTSLYVASGKINNSEKYMAPLRQISSPFPLLTTKDSLASPEELAQFKGHSSQLAALDYTVCVQSEVFVTTQGGNFPRFLMGHRRYLFGGNAKTIKPDKRKLVLSFDDPNIRWDQFKQNMQEILHHSDMKSIAFRKPNDSVYTFPMPDCMCQQDGMI